A single region of the Thioalkalivibrio nitratireducens DSM 14787 genome encodes:
- a CDS encoding complex I subunit 4 family protein: MSEIIAVNLLLFLPVLGGVLLLALPERRPDMVRGLSLLVLTAQLVLAAWLYLQFEAGVPGLQFETRIPWIPAWGVHYHVGLDGLNLLLVLLTAFLGPLVVAGAFTSTTRDVKLFHGMVLFLQFTMLGTFLAQDLFLFYLFWEAMLIPMFLIIGIWGGERRIYATLKFFLYTAFGSILMLAAVIYLAFTVLAQDGTPSFAFTDLYDLGLAVDVQLLLLAAFALSFAIKVPMVPLHTWLPDAHVEAPTAGSVILAGVLLKMGTYGFLKLGFPLFPDAAQLATPLIMTLAVLSIIYGAGLALVQDDIKKIIAYSSVSHLGYVMLGLVSYSLLGVQGAIIQMVSHGLVAGGLFLMVGMIYERCHSRDLAAYGGFAKLLPVYSVFLMLLTLAAIGLPTTSGFTGEFLVLLGAFHAAWPQFEQGITYPLALASAAVLGIVLGALYMLRLVRRLLFGGPRAPEADGGVLRDLSLREMGILGALVAAIFYIGLFPNGFLQKTEQAVIEYQQRVLPAQGGEDRQ; the protein is encoded by the coding sequence ATGTCTGAGATCATCGCGGTGAACCTGCTGCTGTTCCTGCCGGTGCTCGGCGGCGTGTTGCTGCTCGCGCTGCCGGAGCGCCGGCCGGATATGGTGCGCGGGCTGTCGCTGCTGGTGCTCACCGCGCAGCTCGTGCTGGCAGCCTGGCTCTACCTGCAGTTCGAAGCCGGTGTGCCGGGGCTGCAGTTCGAGACGCGCATTCCGTGGATTCCGGCCTGGGGCGTGCATTACCACGTCGGCCTCGACGGGCTGAACCTGTTGCTGGTGCTGCTCACCGCCTTCCTCGGGCCGCTGGTCGTCGCCGGTGCATTTACCTCGACCACGCGGGACGTGAAGCTCTTCCACGGCATGGTGCTGTTCCTGCAGTTCACGATGCTCGGCACCTTCCTGGCGCAGGATCTGTTCCTCTTCTACCTGTTCTGGGAAGCGATGCTGATCCCGATGTTCCTGATCATCGGGATCTGGGGCGGCGAGCGGCGTATCTACGCGACGCTGAAGTTCTTTCTGTACACGGCGTTCGGCAGCATCCTGATGCTGGCCGCGGTGATCTACCTCGCGTTCACGGTGCTCGCCCAGGACGGCACCCCGTCGTTCGCGTTCACCGACCTGTACGATCTCGGCCTCGCGGTGGATGTGCAGCTCCTGCTGCTGGCCGCGTTCGCGCTGTCGTTCGCGATCAAGGTGCCGATGGTGCCGCTGCATACCTGGCTGCCGGACGCGCACGTCGAGGCGCCGACAGCCGGCTCGGTCATCCTGGCCGGCGTGCTGCTGAAGATGGGCACCTACGGGTTCCTGAAGCTGGGCTTTCCGCTGTTTCCCGACGCAGCGCAACTCGCGACGCCGCTGATCATGACGCTGGCGGTGCTCAGCATCATCTACGGCGCGGGGCTAGCATTGGTGCAGGACGACATCAAGAAAATCATCGCCTACTCGTCGGTGAGCCACCTCGGCTACGTGATGCTGGGGCTGGTCAGCTACAGCCTGCTCGGCGTGCAGGGCGCGATCATCCAGATGGTCAGCCACGGGCTCGTCGCGGGTGGGCTGTTTCTGATGGTCGGCATGATCTACGAGCGCTGCCACAGCCGCGACCTCGCCGCCTATGGCGGGTTCGCGAAGCTGCTGCCGGTGTACTCGGTGTTCTTGATGCTGCTGACGCTCGCCGCGATCGGCCTGCCGACGACCAGCGGCTTCACCGGCGAGTTCCTGGTGCTGCTCGGGGCGTTTCACGCGGCGTGGCCGCAGTTCGAGCAGGGAATCACGTATCCGTTGGCGCTTGCGTCGGCGGCGGTGCTCGGCATCGTGCTCGGTGCGTTGTACATGCTGCGTCTCGTGCGGCGGCTGCTGTTCGGCGGGCCGCGCGCACCCGAGGCCGATGGCGGTGTATTGCGAGACCTCAGCCTGCGCGAGATGGGCATCCTCGGTGCGCTGGTCGCCGCGATCTTCTACATCGGCCTGTTCCCGAACGGCTTCCTGCAGAAGACCGAGCAGGCGGTCATCGAGTACCAGCAGCGGGTGTTGCCGGCGCAAGGCGGGGAGGATCGGCAATGA
- a CDS encoding glutaredoxin family protein, whose product MRILIRTFFRALRAVLTPILLLGDKLTTPKSMERDPAEQAKVDAETRHLALYQFVACPFCVKTRRAIKRLGLNIELRDAQLDTEHRQALLEGGGKIQVPCLRIEHPDGRVEWMYESSDIIQYLEERFGNPGAAVTR is encoded by the coding sequence ATGCGCATCCTGATCCGAACCTTCTTCCGCGCACTGCGTGCAGTGCTGACCCCCATCCTGCTTCTGGGTGACAAGTTGACCACACCGAAGAGCATGGAGCGCGACCCGGCTGAACAGGCAAAGGTGGATGCCGAAACCCGGCACTTGGCCCTGTATCAGTTCGTCGCCTGCCCGTTCTGCGTAAAGACGCGCCGTGCGATCAAGCGCCTGGGGCTGAATATCGAACTGCGTGACGCGCAGCTCGACACCGAGCACCGGCAGGCGCTACTCGAGGGCGGCGGCAAGATTCAGGTGCCCTGCCTGCGCATTGAACATCCGGACGGCCGGGTGGAATGGATGTACGAATCCTCGGACATCATCCAATACCTCGAGGAACGTTTCGGCAATCCGGGCGCCGCCGTCACCCGTTGA
- the nuoL gene encoding NADH-quinone oxidoreductase subunit L has protein sequence MDGMLTLLVLLPLAGFVLNGVFGRRFGTGFVNAVGVGLPFLAFVTALWAWRTLEAGGGAPIVETVFTWAVVGEYVFEVSFYLDRLSAVMALIVTGVGALIHLYSIGYMKGDEGYARYFAYLNLFLFFMLLLVLGRSLLVLFVGWEGVGLASYLLIGFWFQDAAKARAGRKAFITNRVGDAGFLLGMFLVFVFAGTLEMDGINEAFGAGLIPAGIATAAGILLFIGATGKSAQIPLHVWLPDAMAGPTPVSALIHAATMVTAGVYLVARLSGVYLETPAASTLIAVIGVLTAFLAATIALVQTDIKKVLAYSTISQLGFMFLALGVGAYGVAVFHLFTHAFFKAALFLGAGSVIHALNGEQDIRRMGGLARPIPWTFATFAIATAAIAGLPPLAGFFSKDEILWFALASGQGGAAWLWALGSLTALLTALYMFRLLWLVFLGRSRMAPETERHVHESPVTMTGVLVVLAFFSVIAGWFALPQYLEPLLPLPELLPERAGLHFAQVVFAVQLALLGLIGAWVLYRDGGRPAEALWARATRLHRVLEGKYFVDELYARLLTRPWRWVSDRVFLRLGDRILLDGTLHGLAALARAGAAALTRVQSGSLHWYAWITLFGLAAVLIWMWRHV, from the coding sequence ATGGACGGGATGCTGACCCTGCTCGTGCTGCTGCCGCTGGCCGGATTCGTGCTGAACGGCGTGTTCGGCCGGCGGTTCGGTACCGGGTTCGTGAACGCGGTGGGCGTGGGCCTGCCGTTTCTGGCCTTCGTCACCGCGCTCTGGGCCTGGCGCACGCTGGAGGCCGGCGGCGGGGCGCCGATCGTCGAGACCGTGTTTACCTGGGCGGTGGTCGGCGAGTACGTGTTCGAGGTGTCTTTCTACCTCGACCGCCTGAGCGCGGTGATGGCACTGATCGTGACCGGGGTCGGGGCGCTGATCCACCTGTATTCGATCGGCTACATGAAGGGCGACGAGGGCTACGCGCGCTACTTCGCGTACCTGAACCTGTTCCTGTTCTTCATGCTGCTGCTGGTGCTCGGCCGCTCGCTGCTGGTGCTGTTCGTCGGCTGGGAGGGGGTGGGTCTCGCATCGTACCTGCTGATCGGCTTCTGGTTCCAGGACGCCGCGAAGGCGCGCGCCGGGCGCAAGGCCTTCATCACCAACCGCGTCGGCGACGCCGGCTTTCTGCTCGGCATGTTCCTGGTGTTCGTCTTCGCCGGCACATTGGAGATGGATGGGATCAACGAAGCCTTCGGCGCCGGGTTGATCCCGGCGGGAATCGCGACCGCCGCCGGGATCCTGCTGTTCATCGGCGCGACCGGCAAGTCGGCGCAGATCCCGCTGCATGTCTGGCTGCCGGACGCGATGGCGGGTCCGACGCCGGTCTCCGCGCTGATCCATGCGGCGACGATGGTCACCGCGGGCGTGTATCTGGTCGCGCGGCTGTCCGGTGTGTACCTGGAGACACCGGCCGCTTCCACGCTGATCGCGGTGATCGGGGTGTTGACCGCGTTCCTGGCCGCGACCATCGCGCTGGTGCAGACCGACATCAAGAAAGTGCTGGCGTATTCGACGATCTCGCAGCTCGGCTTCATGTTCCTCGCGCTCGGCGTCGGTGCCTACGGTGTGGCGGTGTTTCACCTGTTCACGCACGCCTTCTTCAAGGCCGCGCTGTTCCTCGGTGCCGGCAGCGTGATCCACGCGTTGAACGGCGAGCAGGACATCCGCCGGATGGGCGGGCTGGCGCGGCCTATCCCCTGGACCTTTGCGACCTTCGCGATCGCGACCGCCGCGATCGCCGGACTGCCGCCGCTGGCCGGTTTCTTCTCGAAGGACGAGATTCTGTGGTTCGCGCTCGCGAGCGGGCAGGGCGGTGCCGCCTGGCTCTGGGCGCTCGGGTCTTTGACCGCGCTGCTAACCGCGCTGTACATGTTCCGGCTGCTGTGGCTCGTGTTCCTCGGTCGCTCGCGGATGGCACCGGAGACCGAGCGCCACGTGCACGAGTCGCCGGTCACGATGACCGGTGTGCTGGTAGTGCTCGCGTTCTTTTCGGTGATCGCGGGCTGGTTCGCATTGCCGCAGTATCTGGAGCCGCTGCTGCCGCTGCCCGAGCTGTTGCCCGAACGTGCGGGGCTGCATTTCGCGCAGGTGGTGTTCGCGGTGCAACTCGCACTGCTCGGCCTGATCGGCGCCTGGGTGCTGTACCGCGACGGTGGGCGGCCTGCCGAGGCCCTCTGGGCGCGGGCAACGCGCCTGCATCGCGTGCTGGAGGGCAAGTATTTCGTGGACGAGCTTTACGCCCGCCTGCTCACGCGGCCCTGGCGCTGGGTGTCCGACCGGGTCTTCCTGCGCCTGGGCGACCGGATCCTGCTGGATGGCACCCTGCATGGCCTCGCGGCGCTCGCCCGCGCGGGGGCCGCGGCGCTGACGCGGGTGCAGAGCGGAAGTCTCCACTGGTACGCCTGGATCACGCTGTTCGGGCTGGCCGCGGTACTGATCTGGATGTGGCGCCATGTCTGA
- a CDS encoding L,D-transpeptidase family protein, with the protein MALGYMLALLVVLLPAAVTAVDHGGETTADRIRMALVASPAAMRCTAPGDHRSEWWEPGALARFYRDRDYRPFWNTGDRLDQLLRALDGLVDDGLDPRSYGAAAIRRHRADEQHAVHDVACLDLLATDAYLSAFFDLALGSLDPARMEPLWRAPGVRRAEPDCERLMEIAVSTPDDVAAGFARARPASREYHLLREAHSRLRRQAEDTDWHRIPDGPLLREGMTDGRVPALRARLEAFAGSAAHPAPVPALRARLEAAGFDSSVESGAPVERYDAALAKAVADFQQMHGLAVDAIVGPATLEALNTSPEARRAQIAVNLERMRWLAGEQEDIYLLVDVAGARIWYFRHGEAVWNSRAQVGQPTRRTPMLKSEITHLTFNPTWTIPPTILRNDALPEIRRDIGYLERNRIRVLDRAGNELPPESVDWTDPGGIMLRQDAGPHSALGRVAIRFPNPFHVYLHDTPNQQLFAADQRAFSSGCVRVERAMELVDLLVADGTDDEAERVEALRAGRRTVNFDLTRPVPILIAYWTASVDDRGEVVFRPDLYGRDDALARALSARQSGRPVRPPCSFQAATAQSP; encoded by the coding sequence GTGGCGCTCGGATACATGCTGGCCCTGCTCGTTGTGCTGCTGCCCGCGGCGGTGACGGCAGTCGACCATGGCGGGGAGACCACCGCAGACCGGATTCGGATGGCACTGGTTGCGTCTCCGGCCGCAATGCGTTGCACGGCGCCCGGGGACCACCGGTCGGAGTGGTGGGAACCCGGTGCGCTGGCACGTTTCTATCGCGACCGGGACTACCGGCCGTTCTGGAACACGGGCGACCGCCTGGATCAACTGCTTCGGGCCCTGGATGGGCTGGTCGATGACGGACTGGATCCGCGGTCGTATGGCGCCGCGGCGATCCGCCGGCATCGGGCGGACGAGCAGCACGCGGTGCACGACGTCGCCTGTCTCGACCTACTGGCCACGGATGCGTACCTGAGCGCGTTCTTCGACCTGGCGCTGGGGAGCCTGGACCCGGCCCGGATGGAACCCTTGTGGCGCGCCCCGGGCGTGCGCCGCGCGGAGCCGGACTGCGAGCGGCTGATGGAGATCGCGGTCAGCACGCCCGACGACGTCGCCGCCGGCTTCGCCCGCGCGCGCCCCGCGTCACGCGAATACCATCTGCTGCGCGAAGCCCATTCCCGGCTCCGGAGGCAGGCAGAGGACACCGACTGGCACCGTATCCCGGACGGGCCGCTGTTGCGCGAAGGCATGACCGACGGGCGCGTGCCGGCGCTGCGCGCGCGACTGGAGGCATTTGCCGGGTCAGCCGCTCACCCTGCACCCGTGCCGGCGCTCCGCGCGCGACTGGAGGCTGCAGGTTTCGACAGCAGCGTGGAGTCCGGCGCTCCGGTCGAGCGCTACGATGCCGCACTGGCCAAGGCCGTCGCGGACTTCCAGCAGATGCACGGCCTGGCGGTCGATGCAATCGTCGGGCCGGCGACGCTCGAGGCACTGAATACGTCGCCGGAAGCCCGGCGCGCGCAGATCGCGGTCAACCTCGAGAGGATGCGCTGGCTGGCCGGGGAGCAGGAAGACATCTACCTGCTGGTGGACGTTGCCGGGGCCCGGATCTGGTACTTCCGCCACGGCGAGGCGGTCTGGAACTCCCGCGCCCAGGTCGGCCAGCCGACGCGCCGGACCCCGATGCTGAAATCCGAGATCACGCACCTGACATTCAACCCGACCTGGACCATCCCGCCGACGATCCTGCGCAACGACGCGCTGCCCGAGATCCGCCGTGACATCGGCTACCTGGAGCGCAACCGGATCCGGGTGCTCGATCGTGCCGGGAACGAACTGCCGCCGGAAAGCGTGGACTGGACCGATCCTGGCGGTATCATGCTCCGCCAGGACGCGGGGCCACACAGCGCACTGGGGCGTGTGGCGATCCGTTTTCCGAATCCCTTCCATGTGTACCTGCACGACACTCCCAATCAGCAACTGTTCGCCGCCGATCAGCGCGCGTTCAGTTCCGGCTGCGTTCGCGTCGAACGGGCGATGGAACTCGTCGACCTCCTGGTCGCGGACGGGACCGATGACGAAGCCGAGCGGGTCGAGGCATTGCGCGCGGGCCGGCGCACCGTGAATTTCGACCTGACGCGCCCGGTGCCGATCCTGATCGCCTACTGGACCGCCAGTGTCGACGACCGTGGCGAGGTCGTGTTCCGTCCCGATCTCTATGGACGCGACGACGCGCTTGCCCGCGCCCTGTCGGCAAGGCAATCCGGCCGCCCCGTACGTCCACCCTGTTCGTTCCAGGCCGCAACTGCCCAGTCGCCGTAG
- a CDS encoding NADH-quinone oxidoreductase subunit N yields the protein MTPDGLLLAALPEHLLLLGILAILTIDLVSSRPRDPFMPALITVLAAGAAAFSLHTAGHAGAPFPGHFSVDADAFAAKTLLFGLAVPVLFLARAERFDGRFAMLLLASLYGAGLLLSADSLVMLFFGLELLSLPLYALVVLTFRRPESAEAALKYLVLGGVGTAVLLMGVSLTLGATGGLTVDDFRAALASGDVLARGAVVLVVAAFMLKAAIVPFHAWAPDAYEGASVPATAFMATIVKAAVVLALVRLFGPAGAGPGLVAVLIALPLLSMVWGNLAAMRQQGFRRLIAYSSIAHAGYLFLALLGLPDARFEAMAFYVLVYGLTTLLALACLPSGEDWLRDRLNSLKGLYHRDPRAAILIAVAMLSLAGIPPFPGFVAKFLIFRTVMDAGLVAVAVIGLIASYLGIYLYLRVIQYMFMNPAASHPRTEPASGHAAAAALLLVAAVVLVGVFPGVVLGWL from the coding sequence ATGACCCCGGACGGCCTGCTGCTCGCCGCGCTGCCCGAGCACCTGCTGCTGCTCGGCATCCTCGCGATCCTGACGATCGACCTGGTGTCCAGTCGGCCGCGTGACCCGTTCATGCCGGCGCTGATCACCGTACTCGCGGCCGGTGCCGCTGCCTTCTCGCTGCACACTGCTGGCCACGCGGGCGCACCGTTCCCCGGGCATTTCTCGGTCGACGCCGACGCGTTCGCGGCAAAGACACTGCTGTTCGGGCTGGCCGTGCCGGTGCTCTTCCTGGCGCGCGCCGAGCGCTTCGACGGCCGTTTCGCGATGCTGCTGCTGGCCTCGCTCTATGGCGCCGGGTTGCTGCTGTCGGCAGACAGCCTGGTGATGTTGTTCTTCGGGCTGGAGCTGCTGTCGTTGCCGCTGTACGCGCTGGTCGTGCTGACGTTCCGCCGGCCGGAGAGCGCGGAGGCCGCGCTCAAGTACCTCGTGCTCGGCGGTGTCGGTACCGCGGTGCTGCTGATGGGCGTGTCGCTGACCCTCGGCGCCACCGGCGGACTGACGGTCGACGATTTCCGCGCCGCGCTGGCCAGTGGCGACGTTCTCGCTCGGGGCGCGGTGGTGCTGGTGGTTGCGGCATTCATGCTCAAGGCGGCGATCGTTCCGTTCCATGCCTGGGCGCCGGACGCGTACGAGGGTGCCAGCGTTCCGGCCACCGCGTTCATGGCGACGATCGTGAAAGCTGCGGTCGTGCTGGCGCTGGTGCGGCTGTTCGGGCCGGCCGGTGCCGGACCGGGGCTGGTTGCGGTGCTGATCGCGCTGCCGCTGCTGTCGATGGTCTGGGGCAACCTCGCGGCGATGCGCCAGCAAGGGTTCCGGCGCCTGATCGCGTATTCGTCGATCGCCCACGCCGGCTACCTGTTCCTGGCCCTGCTCGGGCTGCCAGACGCGCGATTCGAGGCGATGGCCTTCTACGTGCTCGTCTACGGGCTGACGACGCTGCTCGCGCTGGCCTGCCTGCCCAGCGGCGAAGACTGGCTGCGCGACCGCCTGAACAGTCTGAAGGGCCTGTACCATCGCGACCCACGTGCGGCGATCCTGATCGCGGTCGCGATGCTGTCGCTCGCCGGCATCCCGCCGTTCCCCGGCTTCGTTGCCAAGTTCCTGATCTTCCGCACCGTGATGGACGCGGGCCTGGTCGCGGTCGCGGTGATCGGATTGATCGCGAGCTATCTGGGCATCTACCTGTACCTGCGGGTCATCCAGTACATGTTCATGAATCCGGCGGCGTCGCATCCGCGCACCGAACCGGCGAGCGGCCATGCGGCTGCCGCTGCGCTGTTGCTCGTTGCGGCAGTGGTGCTGGTGGGTGTCTTCCCCGGGGTAGTGCTGGGCTGGCTGTAA
- the nuoK gene encoding NADH-quinone oxidoreductase subunit NuoK, translated as MADANLLLAVSGILFTLGLVGVIVRRNLLVMLMFLELMLNGVLLSLAVFTQLLGAEAGAVLMFLVFTVAAAEIAIAVPIVLLLVRAGHTLDPGAYARLKG; from the coding sequence ATGGCTGACGCCAACCTGCTGCTGGCGGTTTCGGGAATCCTGTTCACGCTGGGTCTGGTCGGCGTGATCGTTCGCCGCAACCTGCTGGTGATGCTGATGTTCCTGGAACTGATGCTGAATGGCGTACTGCTGAGTCTCGCGGTGTTCACGCAGCTGCTCGGCGCCGAGGCCGGTGCGGTGCTGATGTTTCTGGTGTTCACGGTGGCGGCGGCCGAGATCGCGATCGCGGTGCCGATCGTGCTGCTGCTGGTGCGCGCGGGCCACACGCTGGATCCGGGCGCGTACGCCCGGTTGAAGGGCTAG
- a CDS encoding NADH-quinone oxidoreductase subunit J, producing MTIETVFLGIFSFGALAGAVALFFLRHPMRVALALIGTMLSLAAIYAQLGLHVIAVFQVLIYVGAVMVFMVYAIMLLDVRDRSFTERFSPLLVAGLAGLLLLAGVLVDGLLRGEPIVAVDVPADTFSVGAFATAFMDEYWVFFALAAVLLLVAEIAASAVIEIRRRGEDQAAARAAQLRRGEEGKHG from the coding sequence ATGACGATCGAAACCGTGTTTCTCGGCATCTTCTCGTTCGGCGCGCTGGCCGGGGCGGTGGCGCTGTTCTTCCTGCGCCACCCGATGCGGGTCGCGCTGGCGCTGATCGGCACGATGCTGTCACTGGCCGCGATCTATGCCCAGCTCGGGCTGCACGTGATCGCGGTGTTCCAGGTATTGATCTACGTCGGCGCGGTGATGGTGTTCATGGTCTACGCGATCATGCTGCTCGACGTGCGCGATCGCTCGTTCACCGAACGGTTCTCGCCGCTGCTCGTCGCCGGGCTTGCGGGCCTCCTGCTGCTGGCCGGCGTGCTGGTCGACGGGCTGCTGCGGGGCGAGCCGATCGTCGCGGTCGACGTGCCTGCAGACACGTTCAGCGTCGGTGCCTTCGCGACCGCGTTCATGGACGAGTACTGGGTGTTTTTCGCGCTGGCGGCGGTGTTGCTGCTGGTCGCGGAGATCGCGGCCAGCGCGGTGATCGAGATCCGGCGCCGGGGGGAGGACCAGGCCGCAGCCCGGGCCGCGCAGCTGCGCCGCGGCGAGGAGGGGAAGCATGGCTGA
- a CDS encoding murein L,D-transpeptidase catalytic domain family protein: MPMTLRRLLLAAAIAFLLWNPAAATTADRALVETLAAEAPALNRVVLAKAVAAMHCAITSGTGPAERLAVIDFSLPSSEPRLWIFDLHSRALLLEELVAHGQGSGDNLATRFSNVRGSHQSSIGLFRTQESYYGRHGYSLRMDGLEPGINDNARTRAIVIHAADYVDPAWIERQGRIGRSQGCPAVRPEIADAVVDHLKDGQFMFSYYPDQEWLASSEYLNCQPELLASLMQP; this comes from the coding sequence ATGCCGATGACCCTGCGCCGGCTGCTGCTGGCAGCCGCGATCGCCTTTTTGTTGTGGAACCCGGCGGCAGCGACGACTGCCGATCGTGCCCTGGTGGAAACGCTCGCCGCCGAGGCCCCGGCACTGAACCGCGTGGTGCTGGCCAAGGCCGTTGCTGCGATGCACTGCGCAATCACCAGCGGGACGGGCCCGGCCGAGCGGCTGGCGGTAATCGACTTCTCGTTGCCCTCCTCCGAACCGCGGCTGTGGATCTTCGACCTGCACAGCCGGGCGCTGCTGCTCGAGGAACTCGTCGCCCACGGACAGGGTTCCGGCGACAACCTCGCGACCCGGTTCTCCAACGTCAGGGGCAGCCACCAGTCCAGTATCGGCCTGTTCCGCACCCAGGAAAGCTATTACGGGCGCCACGGCTACTCGCTGCGGATGGACGGCCTGGAGCCGGGCATCAACGACAACGCCCGCACCCGCGCGATCGTGATCCATGCGGCCGATTACGTCGATCCCGCCTGGATCGAACGGCAGGGCCGCATCGGGCGCAGCCAGGGCTGCCCTGCCGTGCGCCCCGAGATCGCCGACGCGGTTGTCGATCACCTGAAGGACGGGCAGTTCATGTTCTCGTACTATCCGGATCAGGAGTGGCTGGCGTCGTCCGAGTATCTGAACTGCCAGCCCGAGCTCCTGGCGAGCCTGATGCAGCCCTGA
- a CDS encoding transglycosylase SLT domain-containing protein, which translates to MIRLIGVAALFLAVGWGLGFTAVVTPAKEEPIDGAYRVVDTVAARYQTGVDEIRTGQPAAGRDNIERAIADLAAAGAVCAETSGCEVQRFMAAYHNLLTLRSDVLAGAAEEYVELQPELDAETPQAVLQPDVADTTAPFDGRDLIELIDLNSLVRAALHDWLTWMRPSLIDAYEHYLYLRPLMWPTYEAAGLPEALLFGILAKESGGRVHSVSRAGAAGPLQFMAHTGRRFGLGHDDGFDTRFDPTAATRANVAYLREQFAQLDDDLALALAAYNGGEGRIRRLVAGSDDPSFWNPAIFGQLPRETQEYVPYVLAAAWLFLHPNEYGLEFPRADTAHTRFELQHPKTLGELAICLGQDGTRAGWFRTLRNLNPRFEHDQRLPAGTRLAAPAALVGAYRRHCVAGPRRDLAQNLHDSRDERRDLLATRIYTVRSGDTLSTIASEQGCPSTRGIAHTNGIAGPRYLIRPGQKLELIGCGS; encoded by the coding sequence ATGATCAGGCTTATTGGGGTGGCAGCACTGTTCCTGGCGGTCGGCTGGGGGCTAGGCTTCACGGCGGTCGTGACTCCGGCCAAGGAAGAACCGATCGACGGGGCCTACCGGGTGGTCGACACGGTGGCGGCCCGCTACCAAACCGGAGTCGACGAAATCCGCACCGGGCAGCCGGCCGCGGGCCGGGACAACATCGAGCGCGCCATCGCGGATCTCGCTGCCGCAGGCGCGGTCTGTGCCGAAACCTCGGGCTGTGAAGTGCAGCGCTTCATGGCCGCCTATCACAACCTGCTGACGCTGCGCAGCGATGTGCTCGCCGGAGCGGCCGAGGAGTACGTTGAACTCCAGCCCGAGCTCGACGCAGAGACCCCGCAGGCCGTGCTGCAACCGGACGTTGCGGACACCACCGCTCCCTTCGACGGCCGGGACTTGATCGAACTCATCGACCTCAACAGTCTGGTCCGGGCCGCGCTGCACGACTGGCTGACTTGGATGCGGCCGTCGCTGATCGATGCCTACGAGCATTACCTTTACCTGCGACCGCTGATGTGGCCGACCTACGAGGCGGCAGGACTGCCGGAGGCGTTGCTGTTCGGCATCCTCGCGAAGGAATCGGGCGGCCGGGTGCATTCCGTGTCCCGGGCCGGGGCGGCCGGGCCGCTGCAGTTCATGGCGCACACCGGACGGCGCTTCGGGCTCGGCCACGACGATGGCTTCGATACGCGCTTCGATCCGACGGCGGCTACGCGGGCCAACGTCGCCTACCTCAGGGAACAGTTCGCTCAGCTCGACGACGACCTGGCGCTTGCCCTCGCCGCGTACAACGGCGGTGAGGGCCGCATTCGGCGGCTGGTTGCAGGCAGTGACGACCCAAGCTTCTGGAACCCGGCGATCTTCGGGCAACTGCCGCGCGAGACACAGGAATATGTGCCCTACGTGCTGGCAGCCGCCTGGCTGTTCCTGCACCCGAACGAATACGGACTCGAGTTCCCACGCGCGGATACTGCCCATACCCGTTTCGAACTGCAGCACCCGAAAACGCTGGGCGAACTCGCGATCTGTCTGGGCCAGGACGGCACGCGTGCCGGCTGGTTCCGCACCCTGCGCAATCTCAACCCCCGCTTCGAGCACGACCAGCGCCTGCCGGCCGGCACCCGCCTGGCGGCCCCGGCTGCGCTGGTCGGTGCCTACCGCCGGCACTGCGTCGCCGGCCCCCGGCGGGATCTCGCGCAGAATCTGCACGACTCGCGCGACGAACGCCGGGATCTGCTGGCGACGCGCATCTATACGGTGCGTTCCGGGGATACGCTCTCGACCATCGCCAGCGAGCAGGGCTGTCCTAGCACCCGGGGCATCGCCCACACCAACGGCATCGCGGGGCCCCGGTACCTGATCCGGCCGGGGCAGAAGCTGGAACTGATCGGCTGCGGGAGCTGA
- a CDS encoding NuoI/complex I 23 kDa subunit family protein — protein sequence MNAPQRGQPAGRKTRPQVIDRRRKYWNEPKLGWWESFYLFEVVRGLSVTGGVFLRNMKRWMTGKKGALTAYYPEEIRADYARHNRGKHVLTQRPDGRPQCIACNLCATVCPARVIEIEAGFDPDDPAHPKYPERFEIDYSRCIFCGFCVEVCPEDAIRMVPTVPGFPVPDRRAGMWLGKEELLSWQPARDAAKPYPPKDGSGGEAADAMPRGNR from the coding sequence ATGAACGCACCGCAACGCGGACAGCCGGCCGGCCGAAAGACCCGCCCACAAGTGATCGACCGGCGGCGCAAGTACTGGAACGAGCCGAAGCTCGGGTGGTGGGAGAGCTTCTACCTGTTCGAGGTGGTGCGCGGGCTTTCGGTCACCGGCGGCGTGTTTCTGCGCAACATGAAGCGCTGGATGACAGGCAAGAAGGGGGCCTTGACCGCGTATTACCCGGAGGAGATCCGCGCCGACTACGCGCGCCACAACCGCGGCAAGCACGTGCTGACACAGCGCCCGGACGGCCGCCCGCAGTGCATCGCCTGCAATCTCTGCGCGACCGTGTGCCCGGCGCGGGTGATCGAAATCGAGGCCGGCTTCGACCCCGACGACCCGGCGCACCCGAAATACCCCGAGCGCTTCGAGATCGATTACTCGCGCTGCATTTTCTGCGGCTTCTGCGTCGAGGTCTGCCCGGAAGACGCGATCCGGATGGTGCCCACGGTTCCCGGGTTCCCGGTACCCGATCGCCGCGCGGGAATGTGGCTCGGCAAGGAAGAGCTGCTCAGCTGGCAGCCGGCCCGTGACGCGGCGAAGCCCTACCCGCCGAAAGACGGCAGCGGTGGTGAAGCCGCCGATGCCATGCCCAGGGGGAACCGATGA